TTCGTCGAGCAGCGGGCCGGCGGAACCATCCCGCGAGACTGGATGAGTTTGGCGGTCAATTCGGCGATCGCGCGGACGCAGAACCAGCTGCACATCCACATCGACTGTCTGCGCGCCGACGTCCACGACGCGCTGCGCGCGGCGGCCGGTTCCATCGGCGCGACCTGGGCACCGGTCCCGGTTCCGCTGAGCGGCCACAGCTATTGGGCGATGGCGGTCGACGGCACCGATCTCGACGCCAACCCGTTCACCCTGCTCGCCGACGGCATCGCCGGCGCCCGCGACGACATGGGGGAGTACACGCTGGTGGTCGTCGGCGCCACCGACTCCGCCGGCCGGCCGGGCTTCGTCATCTTGGCCGACCGCGCCGACGACACCGGCGACGCCGGCGGTGAAGAGTTGCAGGATCACGACTCCTGCCCGCCGCCCCTTCCGGCGACGCCCGGCACCGCCAAATAACCGGCGCATCTCGAATCACCGCGAGCGCATTGGTGGTCAGCGCCGCGCCCGGTCGTCACCATCGGCGACGTAAGAACAGTGGCGCGAGCGGAAGGTGACCGTGACCGAATCCTCAGAGCCCGGTGGGAACGACGCGAGCCGGGGTCGTTTCGCCATCGGCGTCGACTGGTGGGCGACCATCGTGGCCGGCATCGTCGTCGTGCTCGCCGCCGCCGACGTCCTCCCCAAGATTCCGTGGTGACCCGTGACCACAACTGACGTCGCACACACTTCGGAAGAGCAGCCGATCTTCACCAGCCGCAACCTGCTCGACTACGTCCCCGGTGTGCTGCTGCTCATCGGCGTCGGGCTGCTCGGCAAGTACGCCCAGATCTGGTGGAATGCGCTTGCCAAATCCCAACATTGGACAGTTCCCGATATCGAGTACGTGCTGTGGGCCATCGTGATCGGTCTGGTGATCGCGAACACCGTTGGGCTACACCGGATTTTCCGGCCCGGAGTACAAACCTACGAGTTCTGGCTGAAGATCGGCATCGTCGCGCTCGGTGCACGATTCGTCCTGGGTGACATCGTGAAACTGGGTGGCATCTCCCTGGTGCAGATCCTGCTGGACATGGCGATCGCCGGAACGATCATCCTGCTGGCCGCCAAGGCGTTCGGGTTGTCGGGCAAATTGGGCTCGCTGCTGGCCATCGGCACGTCGATCTGCGGGGTATCGGCGATCGTGGCCGCCAAGGGTGCGATCAGGGCGCGCAACTCCGAGGTCAGCTATGCCATCGCCGCGATTTTGGCGTTGGGCGCTGTCGCGTTGTTCACGTTGCCGGTCTTCGGCCACGCGCTGGGCCTGTCCGACCACGAGTTCGGGCTGTGGGCCGGCCTGGCCGTCGACAACACGGCCGAGACCACCGCCACCGGCTACCTGTACTCCGAGGAGGCCGGCAAGCTCGCCGTGCTGGTGAAGTCGGTGCGCAACGCCCTGATCGGGTTCGTCGTGCTGGGGTTCGCGCTGTACTGGGCGTCCCGCGGGGAGGCCGACCAGCTCGCGCCGGGGTTCGGGGCCAAGGCGAGATTCGTGTGGGAGAAGTTCCCCAAGTTCGTGCTGGGCTTCCTGGCGGTGTCGACGCTCGCCACGGCCCACGTGCTGACCAAGGGTCAGACGGCGAACCTGGGCAACGTATCGAAGTGGGCGTTCCTGCTGACGTTCGCCGGGGTCGGCCTGAACACGAATTTTCGCGAGTTGGCCCGCACCGGCTGGCGGCCGCTGGTGGTGGCCGTCATCGGCCTGGTGGTGGTGGCGGTGGTGTCGCTGGGGCTGGTCCTGTTCACCTCACGAGTGCTGCACTGGGGCGTCGGCGCCACCTAGCACGCTCAGTACGGCGGCATCTGCCCCTGGCCGGACGCCCCGGCCATCCCGTTGAGGGTGTCCAGAGCATGGCGCAGCTGAAGCTGGGACAGCAACGGTCCCGCGGGTGCCGGCGGCTGCTGATCGGTCAGCGTCCACGGCTGGCAGCCGTCGGTCTTGAATGTGGCGTCGCCCGGATCGATCTGCACCACCGAGGGTTTCTTGGTCAGCGCGTTGTCCACGTTGGTCTGGCCGTCGGGTCCGCCGGTCCGCTTCCAGTAGCACGCACCGCCCTCGACGGGTCCCGCCGATGCATAGGTGCCCGGCACGATGTCGACACCGACCTTGTAGGTGCCGTCGCTGTCGATGGTGGACTTCGGCGCACCGGCCGGCGTGGCGCCCGGTGTCGGTGTCGGTGTCGCACCCGGGGTGGGTGTCGGGGCCGACGCGTCGACCGGACCGGGTGCCGGCCCGGTCGGGGACGGCGTGGGCGCCGGGGTGGTGGTCGGGTCGGCGGCTGCGATACCCCCGCCGACGACGCCGGCGGCTACCGCCAGCGCACTGATCGCGATCACATGTGTTATTCGACCCACGTCAACTAGGGTAACCCGGCGCCGGACCCGGCCGGTCCGGACTGAGCTAACGTCAGCTGATGGCCAGCTTCACCGACGCCGTCGCGAGCGGGATCCCGGTCCTCACCGACGGCGCGATCGAGACGCGCGTCATGTTCGAGACACCGGTCGCGATGGATCCCGACGTCCAGGTCGCCGGACTGCTCGGCGACCGGCAGGGCGAGGCGGCACTGCGGGAGATCTACCGCAGCTATCTCGACGCGGCGGCCGCGACCGGTGTGCCGCTGGTGATCGGCACGCCGACGTTTCGGGCGAGCGTCACCTACACCCGTCGCGCCGGTCTCGGCGACCTCGAGGCCGTCCGGCGCCTCAACAGCGCCGCGGCCACTTTTCACCAGGAGTTGCTCGACGGCCATACCGGCCCGCCGGTCTGGGTCGCCGGGGTGCTCGGCCCGGCCGGCGACGCTTACCGGCCCGCCGAGGCGCCCTCGGCATCTGCTGCCTTCGAGTACCACCGGCCGCAGATCGACACCCTCGCCGAGGCCGGGGTGGACTTCCTGTTCGCGGCAACATTCCCTGCCGTCGGCGAGGCGGTCGGCGCGGCTCGGGCCATGGCCCGGACCGGCTTGCCGTTCGTCGTGTCGTGGGTGCTCGGCGCGGACAACCGCGTTCTGGACGGAACGTCGCTCGCCGATGCGATCGGGCAGGTGGATGACGTCGCGGCGCCCACGTATTTCTCGCTGTCGTGCATCCATCCGACCGTTGCCGCCCGCGCCCTCGACGCCTGCGGTGACGCGGTCGACCGGATCAATGAGGTCAAGGCCAACGGTTCGACGCTGAGCCCCTCCGAATTGGTGGCTCTGGACCACGCCGACAGCGATCCACCCGCGGAATTCGCCGCCGCGATGGACGACCTCAGGCGAAGTTACGGGGTAGCGGTCGTCGGCGGGTGCTGCGGCACGACCGACGAACACATGCGCGCCCTCGGGACGCTGCTCACCACACGGTGAATATCGGTCAGGCGGTCTTGCTCAGCAGGGGAAGCAGCAGTCGACGACGGCTCAGAACCGCGTCGTCGAATTCGTGCTCTGCCTCGGCCACCGAGCCCACGATCGGGAATACGACGTCGCTGTCCCTACGCAGACGGCGGTTCACCGCGTCGCTGCCGACCACGGCCCATTCCACACCGACGGCGGTGCAGACATCGTCGATATCGCACAGCAACCGGATCGCCTGCGGAGCAAACGAGATCACGCCGGACAGGTCCAGAACGAACGGCTTCTCGGCGAGGACGAGCCGCTTGGCGCATTCGGTGACCCGGTCGACGTTCACCGAATCGATCCGACCGCTGACCGCGACAACCGTCGCCATGTGGCGAGAGTGTGCTCGAACGTGGGCGCCCTCGTAGTCGACAGCGGGGTTGCCGTATCGCGACGTGAAGCTCGACATGGGTGCCTCGTTTCGGTCCTGTTGCGTGTGTGACGGGTTGTAGACCGTCTCAACTTGACCCAAACGTTATGCCGCTAATTTAAGGTCCCCGGGAGCAGCGGCTAAATCCTTGTTAAGAACCCAACTTTCGGGCCAACCCCGGATTTCGGGCAACGTCGGCCACCGAACGGCTATCGGAGAGCCGGCAGAACCTCGTCTGTAAGCAGAGTTACGGACTTCCACGCTTCCTCCACCGGCATGCCGCCAACCAGCGGATGCATCACGATGGGGCCGTAGTTTGCGCTTGCGCGAACCTCGTCGATCAGCTGGTCGGGGGTGAGGAATCGGTACCTGCCGGAGGCCCGGACTTCGGCCAGGGTCTGCACACCCGGCAGGTGCATGGACGACCGCGACGGGTCGTCGGACCACGCCCCGTAGGTGACCGCCTCCCACAGAATGTGGCTACCGAGTTCGGCCCATGCCCGCTCGGGGTCGTCGTGCAGATAGATCATTCCGCGGTTGACCGCGGGCGGCATCAGGACGAACGGCTGCAGACCGGCCTCCCGGCACAGCTCGGTGTAGTACTCGGCGAGGTCGGGCCGGTGGTCGGGCAGGCTCAGCGGGAGACCGAACCGCACCGCCCGGCGGACGGTGGCCCGGACGCCGCCGCCGACGTAGAGCGGAGGGTGCGGCTTGGTCCAGGTGCCCGACACCACACCGGAGTCACCGGTCCAGGCGGCCAGCATGGTCTCCAGCAGCTGATCCATGAGTTCGCCGCGGCGACCGAAGTCCACCCCGAGGGTCCGGTACTCCTCTTCCCGGTAACCAAGGCCGACCGTGGTGTGCAACCGGCCGCGGCTCATGGCGTCGACGAGCGCGATGTCCTCGGCCATGCGCACGGGGTTCCACAGCGGTCCCAACGCGCAGTCGATGCTGGCGAAGATGTTCGCCGTGCGGGCCAGGAACATGCCCGCGATCATGACCGGGTTGCAGCTCCAGCCGTGGCCGGTGACGTGGTGTTCATCGACGCTGATCGCCGCGATTCCGTGCCGGTCACCGAACTGGGCCAACTCCATTGCGGCCGAAAGCAATTCACCCTGGACGCCGGGATCTCCTCCTGGAGAGGCGAAATTGAAGCGGAGAATTGCAAGCATCTGAGCACTGTATTGGGGTGATTGCGCCAAACTCGATGCGAACGGGTCACGATTTGGCCGCTGTGCTCGGTCGCCGGGACGGACTGTCGGCGGCCGTCGCTACGGTGGCGGCGTGCGCGAGGGCTCGGCAGCGGTGACGACGGCATTGCAGTGGCTGGGTCTGTGGGTGGTCGCCACCGCGCTGCTGGGGTTCGTCGGCATGCTGAACAGGCTGGGGTGGGTGCTGGCCGCGCTGAGCGCGGTGGCTGTCGTGGTGAGTGTATGGCGCGCGTTGCTGGCCTGGCTGGATCACCGCCGAAACCTCCGGCGCGACGCGCTGTACCGCGCCACCGGGCAGGCCGCCGTCGACGCCATGACGGGCGTCGATTTCGAGCACTACGTGGCGGCGGTGTTGCGGGGCCTCGGCTATGAGGTCGAAATCACCAGGGCAACAGGTGATTTCGGCGTCGATCTGATCGCGACCAAAGGCGACACCCGCACCGCGGTGCAGTGCAAGCGGCAGAACCGGGTGGTCAACGGCGCCGCGATCCAGCAGGTCGTCGCCGGTGCGGCCGTCCATGACTGCACGGCGACGATGGTGGTCTCCAACAACCGGTACACCAGGGCCGCTCACCAACTCGCCGACATCCACGGCTGCGTGCTGGTCGATCGCACCCGCCTGGCGCGGATGTCCCGGGCTCAGCCGATGAACCGGTCCCGGTAGGCGCCAAGCCGCTCGGCGACCTCACCGGCGTCGAGTCCCACATCGGCGAGGTCGTAGATCACCTCGCCGTAGCGGCCGCGGGGATGCTCGGCGATGAAGTCGGCCATGGCGGCTCGCACCTCGTCGTCGAACGGTTGATCGGCCACCCCGTAGATCGCCGCCAGAGTGCCCTGCTCGTCGGCCATGAAGTCGGTGAACCGCACGTCGATCGACTGATCGGCCGGGAGCACGTCGCGGTCGCGAAGGCAGCCGCTGAACAGGTCGTCGGCGCGGTCGAGCCAGTACCGCGCGATCTTCACCGGATCCGGCCGGGCACTGGCCATCCGGGAGGCATAGGCGATCATGGTGACCATCGAGCGCGTCACCTCGACCGGATCGCGATGCGTCACAACGAAAGTCGCATCAGGAAAGGTGGCGTACAGGGTGGGGAACTGCTCGAGGTGTTGCGGTGACTTCAACACCCAGCGGGTCCCGCCGCGCAGCCATTGCATGGCCTGAAGTTGGCGTTTGAGGTACGCGTACGACGGCCCCTGGTCATGGGACTTGTAGTGCGCGGCGAACGACGGCAGATAGTAGGTGGTCTCGAAGAGCATGCCGGAGATGTCGTTGGCCAGCAGCTGGATCTCCTCGTGCGCATGGTCGACGGTCATGTCGTGCATCCGCTTGAATTCCGGCATCGAGGAGTCGACCAGTTCGAGTCCGGTAGTACATCGGTCGCGCCGTGCTTGGTCCTCTTCGCCTGGCGCGGGGAAGGGCTCCAGGCTCTCCCAGTAGGGCAGGTACCGCATGTTGGGGTCGGCGGCGATCAGGTTGTGCAGGTGGGTGGTACCGGTGCGGGGCAGGCCGCAGATGATGATCGGCCGGACGATCTCGATGTCCTCGATGTCAGGGTGCTCGGCGATCAGCGCCTCCAGTCGCAGCCGGTTGACCAGGTTTCCGACCAGCTGCTCGAAGACCACGGCCACGCCGACGTCGGACAGCCCGGCCTCCTCGCGCAGGGACGCGGTCAAGACGTCGAGCCGTTCACGGAAGCCGGCGTCGCCCCACCCGGTCAGCCCGGTGCGTTCGGTTGCCGTGGCCAGCAACGCCTCTGAGGTCAGCTCGAGGATCGATCCGTAGCCGGCGAGCGCATCCCGCATCGGCTGGGCGGCCGCAGGGAACACCGGATGCGCGAGGTCGGTCAACCGGATCGGCTGGGGGCGCTGCACATCGGCGGTCATGCCAGACCCCCGGCGACCTGAGCGACGTCGACGACGCGGCAGCTGGGCCGTTTCGGGGTCTCCTCGGGAAGGAACCAGCGCAGCCAGATCAGGCCTTTGGTGCGTCCGGCCGTCGATACCCAGTTGGGGTGGCCGGGATCGGTGTCGCTGACCACGATTCGCCACGATCCGTCGGGCTCGTAGGTGACGTGCGCGCCGTTGATGGTGACCCGCTCGTAGGTGTAGTCGTAGGTGTGCAGGAACGGATTCCACAGGCAGAGGTTCCAGAACACGCATTCCGGCGACGTGCCGTCGATGATCAAGGCCTGGCCGGGCTGCAGCTCGTAGGCGCCCATCGCGTACGCCGCGTCGCCGGCGGCCCAGCCGTAGGTCTGCTGCGGAACCGGGTAGGGCTCGGCGATGTCGTTGGCGGGCTGCACCGTGGTGGGGATGAACGAGCACTGCTCGGCCAGCCAGGTCCGGGCAGCGCGCAGCCGGCGGGTCAGGTCGGCGCGATCGTCGTGCTTGCGGGCCGGGGGATCGATGGCCTCGATCTTCCACTGCGCACGGCGATCGGTTTCGGGGTTGTCCAGGTAGTCGCGGGTCAGCGCGACGACGGCGTCGTCCTCCAGCTTGAGCCACGCACCTGCTTGCGGGTCGGGACTGATGGTGAAGTCGAAGTTGCCGTCGGCGTCGAACTGCAGGGAGCGGTCGTTCATGGTGCCGACGATGCGGTTGCTGTAGTGGCCGTCGTCGGGTCCGCCGTAGACGGTGATCGACAGGTAGACCGAATCACCCCGGTTGCCGGTCACCCGGTAGGTGCGGGTGGGATCGATCGGCGCCAGTTGATAAAACGCGTCCGAATTGTCGCCACCCCACCGCTGATAGGGACCGATGACGTCGACGAACCGCGGATTGTCCTTGTCTCCCCAGACATAGGCGTCGACGGCGACCCGCAGCAGGCTGAACGTCAGCCGATACCCGTCGAGGATGTCCGCTTCCGGCAGCGGCGGATCGCTGGCCAGGAACTTGCGTTCGATCCCGCCGAGTTCATCGAGCAACTCGTGGAAAGCGGTCGACAATTCATCGTCTGCCATGTTCATTCCTTATCTCGTGTCTGCGCGCCA
This is a stretch of genomic DNA from Mycobacterium sp. ELW1. It encodes these proteins:
- a CDS encoding STAS domain-containing protein, whose protein sequence is MSSFTSRYGNPAVDYEGAHVRAHSRHMATVVAVSGRIDSVNVDRVTECAKRLVLAEKPFVLDLSGVISFAPQAIRLLCDIDDVCTAVGVEWAVVGSDAVNRRLRRDSDVVFPIVGSVAEAEHEFDDAVLSRRRLLLPLLSKTA
- a CDS encoding restriction endonuclease is translated as MREGSAAVTTALQWLGLWVVATALLGFVGMLNRLGWVLAALSAVAVVVSVWRALLAWLDHRRNLRRDALYRATGQAAVDAMTGVDFEHYVAAVLRGLGYEVEITRATGDFGVDLIATKGDTRTAVQCKRQNRVVNGAAIQQVVAGAAVHDCTATMVVSNNRYTRAAHQLADIHGCVLVDRTRLARMSRAQPMNRSR
- a CDS encoding DUF1214 domain-containing protein; the protein is MADDELSTAFHELLDELGGIERKFLASDPPLPEADILDGYRLTFSLLRVAVDAYVWGDKDNPRFVDVIGPYQRWGGDNSDAFYQLAPIDPTRTYRVTGNRGDSVYLSITVYGGPDDGHYSNRIVGTMNDRSLQFDADGNFDFTISPDPQAGAWLKLEDDAVVALTRDYLDNPETDRRAQWKIEAIDPPARKHDDRADLTRRLRAARTWLAEQCSFIPTTVQPANDIAEPYPVPQQTYGWAAGDAAYAMGAYELQPGQALIIDGTSPECVFWNLCLWNPFLHTYDYTYERVTINGAHVTYEPDGSWRIVVSDTDPGHPNWVSTAGRTKGLIWLRWFLPEETPKRPSCRVVDVAQVAGGLA
- a CDS encoding homocysteine S-methyltransferase family protein, with protein sequence MASFTDAVASGIPVLTDGAIETRVMFETPVAMDPDVQVAGLLGDRQGEAALREIYRSYLDAAAATGVPLVIGTPTFRASVTYTRRAGLGDLEAVRRLNSAAATFHQELLDGHTGPPVWVAGVLGPAGDAYRPAEAPSASAAFEYHRPQIDTLAEAGVDFLFAATFPAVGEAVGAARAMARTGLPFVVSWVLGADNRVLDGTSLADAIGQVDDVAAPTYFSLSCIHPTVAARALDACGDAVDRINEVKANGSTLSPSELVALDHADSDPPAEFAAAMDDLRRSYGVAVVGGCCGTTDEHMRALGTLLTTR
- a CDS encoding LLM class flavin-dependent oxidoreductase, with amino-acid sequence MLAILRFNFASPGGDPGVQGELLSAAMELAQFGDRHGIAAISVDEHHVTGHGWSCNPVMIAGMFLARTANIFASIDCALGPLWNPVRMAEDIALVDAMSRGRLHTTVGLGYREEEYRTLGVDFGRRGELMDQLLETMLAAWTGDSGVVSGTWTKPHPPLYVGGGVRATVRRAVRFGLPLSLPDHRPDLAEYYTELCREAGLQPFVLMPPAVNRGMIYLHDDPERAWAELGSHILWEAVTYGAWSDDPSRSSMHLPGVQTLAEVRASGRYRFLTPDQLIDEVRASANYGPIVMHPLVGGMPVEEAWKSVTLLTDEVLPALR
- a CDS encoding YeiH family protein is translated as MTTTDVAHTSEEQPIFTSRNLLDYVPGVLLLIGVGLLGKYAQIWWNALAKSQHWTVPDIEYVLWAIVIGLVIANTVGLHRIFRPGVQTYEFWLKIGIVALGARFVLGDIVKLGGISLVQILLDMAIAGTIILLAAKAFGLSGKLGSLLAIGTSICGVSAIVAAKGAIRARNSEVSYAIAAILALGAVALFTLPVFGHALGLSDHEFGLWAGLAVDNTAETTATGYLYSEEAGKLAVLVKSVRNALIGFVVLGFALYWASRGEADQLAPGFGAKARFVWEKFPKFVLGFLAVSTLATAHVLTKGQTANLGNVSKWAFLLTFAGVGLNTNFRELARTGWRPLVVAVIGLVVVAVVSLGLVLFTSRVLHWGVGAT
- a CDS encoding CDP-diacylglycerol diphosphatase encodes the protein MRGGAPLAATLALGLLAPQPANADPNALWRIVHDQCVVDVQQHHDPAPCSRVDLSRGENGGYAVLKDIVGDRQYLLIPTARIPGIESPELREPNATNYFGAAWQSRSFVEQRAGGTIPRDWMSLAVNSAIARTQNQLHIHIDCLRADVHDALRAAAGSIGATWAPVPVPLSGHSYWAMAVDGTDLDANPFTLLADGIAGARDDMGEYTLVVVGATDSAGRPGFVILADRADDTGDAGGEELQDHDSCPPPLPATPGTAK
- a CDS encoding sulfotransferase, with the protein product MTADVQRPQPIRLTDLAHPVFPAAAQPMRDALAGYGSILELTSEALLATATERTGLTGWGDAGFRERLDVLTASLREEAGLSDVGVAVVFEQLVGNLVNRLRLEALIAEHPDIEDIEIVRPIIICGLPRTGTTHLHNLIAADPNMRYLPYWESLEPFPAPGEEDQARRDRCTTGLELVDSSMPEFKRMHDMTVDHAHEEIQLLANDISGMLFETTYYLPSFAAHYKSHDQGPSYAYLKRQLQAMQWLRGGTRWVLKSPQHLEQFPTLYATFPDATFVVTHRDPVEVTRSMVTMIAYASRMASARPDPVKIARYWLDRADDLFSGCLRDRDVLPADQSIDVRFTDFMADEQGTLAAIYGVADQPFDDEVRAAMADFIAEHPRGRYGEVIYDLADVGLDAGEVAERLGAYRDRFIG